The Anas platyrhynchos isolate ZD024472 breed Pekin duck chromosome 3, IASCAAS_PekinDuck_T2T, whole genome shotgun sequence genome includes a window with the following:
- the CCN2 gene encoding CCN family member 2, giving the protein MSPSSLAAALLLLVAVLGPDEARGQECSGQCQCGAGPGPSCPAGVSLVLDGCGCCRVCAKQLGELCTERDPCDHHKGLFCDFGSPANRRIGVCTARDGAPCVFGGMVYRSGESFQSSCKYQCTCLDGAVGCVPLCSMDVRLPSPDCPFPRRVKLPGKCCEEWVCDEPKEQTAVGPALAAYRLEDTYGPDPTMMRANCLVQTTEWSACSKTCGMGISTRVTNDNAFCRLEKQSRLCMVRPCEADLEENIKKGKKCIRTPKISKPIKFELSGCTSVKTYRAKFCGVCTDGRCCTPHRTATLPVEFKCPDGEIMKRKMMFIKTCACHYNCPGDNDIFESLYYRKMYGDMA; this is encoded by the exons ATGTCCCCGTCCAGCCTCGCcgccgccctcctcctcctcgttgCCGTCCTCGGCCCG GACGAGGCCCGTGGGCAGGAGTGCAGCGGGCAGTGCCAGTGCggagccgggcccggccccAGCTGCCCCGCCGGCGTCTCCCTGGTGCTCGACGGCTGCGGCTGCTGCCGGGTGTGCGCCAAGCAGCTGGGCGAGCTGTGCACCGAGCGCGACCCCTGCGACCACCACAAGGGGCTCTTCTGCGACTTCGGCTCCCCCGCCAACCGCAGGATCGGCGTCTGCACCG CTCGGGACGGCGCCCCGTGTGTCTTCGGCGGCATGGTGTACCGGAGCGGGGAGTCCTTCCAGAGCAGCTGCAAGTACCAGTGCACCTGCCTGGACGGGGCGGTGGGCTGCGTGCCCCTCTGCAGCATGGACGTGCGCCTGCCCAGCCCCGACTGCCCCTTCCCGCGGAGAGTGAAGCTCCCCGGCAAGTGCTGTGAGGAGTGGGTCTGCGATGAGCCCAAGGAGCAGACTGCTGTGGGACCTGCTCTTGCCG CTTACAGACTGGAAGACACTTACGGTCCAGACCCAACCATGATGCGTGCCAACTGCCTGGTGCAGACCACTGAATGGAGTGCCTGCTCCAAGACCTGCGGCATGGGCATCTCAACCAGGGTCACCAACGATAATGCCTTCTGCAGACTGGAGAAACAGAGCAGGCTCTGCATGGTCAGACCTTGTGAAGCGGACCTGGAGGAGAACATCAAG AAAGGCAAGAAGTGCATTCGCACTCCCAAAATCTCCAAGCCCATCAAGTTTGAGCTGTCTGGCTGCACCAGTGTGAAGACCTACAGAGCTAAGTTCTGTGGTGTCTGCACTGATGGGCGCTGCTGCACACCCCACAGAACAGCCACCCTCCCTGTGGAGTTCAAGTGCCCTGATGGGGAGatcatgaaaaggaaaatgatgttCATCAAGACCTGCGCGTGCCACTACAACTGCCCTGGAGACAACGACATCTTTGAGTCTCTGTACTACAGAAAGATGTATGGAGACATGGCATAA